TGTATATGGCTATCTATCAGTTCAAACCCTCCTTTAAACCACTACAACTGTAAATTGGTCAATAAAATATTTAAAATCTTATGAATATAAGAATGTAGGGAGGCTTTTGGATGTATAAAGAAAGGTTCACTGATGTATATGAATATCTCTATGAGGATCTTCAGTTCATCCTCAAATCCACCATAAGGTTCAGGATAATGGTTTCGCTTTTCAGGTCACCAAAAACCTTTGATGAGATTAAAGGGGAAATTAATGTGAGCCTTCCAGCACTCTACAGTAACCTAAGGTTACTTCTTGATGAGGGATATATCACCAGGAGGGGGGACTCTTACAGCCTTACCTCAGAGGCAACCCTCAAAACTCTTTCAGCCCTGAAATTAATGAACTCTGTGATGGTTATAAATGGATTGGATGAAATGTGGCTGAATCATGATATTAGCGGAATTCCTGAATACCTCATTGAGGATATTGACTGGCTCATACATTCTGAACTTATCAGATCAGCGCCTGAGGATATATACAGGCCCCACAACACCTACAGAAAACTTATAGAGGATTCTGAGGAAGTCTATGGCGTATCCCCCATCTCTCACAGGGACCTCATTGATATCTATGAGGGGCTCCTGGAAAGGGAGGTTCATGTTGAACTTGTCCTCACAGATGGCGTAATACGGGAGATGGTTTTAAATGCAAGTTTCGCGCTTCTCAAAAAGGCAATTATAAACAGGAACCTTAAGGTTCTCCGATTTCCAGGGCCATTGAAGATTGCGCTCACGGTGACTGACAGGTTCCTCTCACTGGGTCTTTTTGATAGCAGAGGATTTTATGACCAGAACAGGGATATCA
This genomic stretch from Methanothermobacter sp. harbors:
- a CDS encoding winged helix-turn-helix domain-containing protein, coding for MYKERFTDVYEYLYEDLQFILKSTIRFRIMVSLFRSPKTFDEIKGEINVSLPALYSNLRLLLDEGYITRRGDSYSLTSEATLKTLSALKLMNSVMVINGLDEMWLNHDISGIPEYLIEDIDWLIHSELIRSAPEDIYRPHNTYRKLIEDSEEVYGVSPISHRDLIDIYEGLLEREVHVELVLTDGVIREMVLNASFALLKKAIINRNLKVLRFPGPLKIALTVTDRFLSLGLFDSRGFYDQNRDIMSTDRRAIDWGFRLYEHYLERSEKLGIRNLTGIMLSM